The Salvia miltiorrhiza cultivar Shanhuang (shh) chromosome 2, IMPLAD_Smil_shh, whole genome shotgun sequence DNA window atcaattagTAAGGCATATAATGAcatcattttatataatgttggttaaaaaaaattctaaatacaTCGTGGCATCTAGCAACCCATGTCAAATTTTTggagccaaaaaaaaaaaaaaaaaaaaaagacgacTTGAACAATTGATACAAACTtgaggtttaaaaaatatttttgataattCAAGATATAATTGATAGGGGAAAAAAAGTTTGAGGTTtcaagtgatatttaccctttatttaaatactatatcgtttaatttcaatatttgcCATGTATCAGTATCGCACGGGCGGACGTGTACTAGTCATACTAATTAATGGTATATTTGTGTGggtctttttcttctctttttttttattacttttttgtAGAAAGTATAGTAGGGCGTTCATGCAATATAAGTATTGTTGTATCCATGCACATGACTGATCAATTCAAATAATATCAGTAAAAGCAAAAGCGAGCGCGCGACAAAATTGTGCCACATTAAATTTTCTATTGAAACACTCGATCCTTACTAAATAATTGTTTTCATATGCTTCTTCTCTTTTCGAGATATATAAAAAAGGCCACAATAAATATGGATACCCTAATTAACAACAATACACTAGTAGAGTAGAATATATAGATCATGCAGTGGGATAAGAAGGAAACATTGCAATACCACACATGCCCTCTTTGGCATCCACATTCCTCTGCACTTTTACATATCCATTATCTCCCCACTCCGCCCCCCACGAGTTCTTCACCAACCAAAACTTCACTCCATCTTCACTTTCACCGTAGCCCACTACTGTAACGGCATGAGTGAGATTGGTTCCACACTCACCTGTTAAAACTCCACTGTGATAAAATTGGAAGAGTTTTGGGTCTATTGCAACTGAGACTGGTTGGTTAGCTACCGCCGCAAGCAGTGCTGCCTCGTCGTTGTTCGGAACAAAGACAAAACCAGTGATCCTTGAGGAAAGAGATGATGGTTTGTTAATGGCGCATGCTCCTTGAGTTCCAGTGTAGGGATAATCAGTGTCGGAGGCAAGGCCCCCGTTTTTCGCCACGAAGTCGAAAGCATGATCCATTCTTCCTCCTTGGCAGCCTTCGTGACCGTAGTTGCAGTCTAATATATGTTGCTCTGACAATGGAGTCAGCTCACCTGATCGGATGGCTTCTATCCCTTCAATGGCAGCAACGGCTGTAAATGCCCAGCAACATCCTGCATATACTTGCATGGTAATTAGGATTATGCtacaaatatatatctaattgcaaatatatttatatagtcAAATTAACAGCATCCTACGTGTTGTTAACgatacaaatatgcataatgTTCAACATAAACATAGATAATTTTGAAAACACAAATATGCTTAAAGTAAATAGAGAACAATTAATGATATGGGAAAAGAGGGAAAAATATGCATAAAGTAGAAAAAATGGGGTATACATTTTTATGAAATGCCCTCTCAggtttaaaaaaatgaaaggaAAAAAGCGGGATCAACATTAACTGGATTGTCCAAATTTTCACTATCAATAATCAAGATTGGGTACTTTATACTACCGAATCGCATGCATGGATCCCTGTATAGAGAATGGGTCATATAGAGTGtggttcaaataaaaacttctTATATTGCACTGAACCTATAAAGTAATTGCATTAAACCTATAAGTAAGTCATAATGTACTAAGAGTAGAGTTCAGTGCAATTACTTTATAAGTTGAATGCAAAAAGTTGTCACAATAATGTATATGTTTCTATAGGAAATTAATTATGGAGGTAGTGAAAGATAACTAACCACATTGTCCTTGATTTTGTACAGGCGTGACAGCATTGTGATCTCTCCAGTCAAGACTGGGTGGTACATCTTTCACATTCCCATATTCAAAAGATGATTGATTTGATGGAATCATCGAGAAAGATGGCTTCAAATTTCCTCCATACTTAGCCAAGAACTCTTCATTAGTTAGATCTGCAAATTTGTTGATCCTAAGCTTGTATGTGTGGCTCCCTTCTCTGTTGAAGCTTTCTATGTGTTGCACATTCTCTTTAAATATCTTAAACCGTTTCACCTTCTCTTCCTCATTCTTGTAGTAGCGTCCATGTTGAGCCATCCATTGCTTGTGTTTAACAAACATGATTTCTTCACCAGAAGGCAATGATAATGCTACATGATAACATGATGTTGCAAAAATACACAACAGAAATGCAGAATAACAATTTTTATTGGGAGACATgattagattatttttcttgGTGGATTTTGTTGATCAATGTGCTTTAATTTGATGATTTGAGGTTGCGGATCAAAAtgatgtgtgtatatatagagTGATCTTAGATTTGTGAGtcagttttattgttttttaaattaattgtaGAACAAACAATCGCTTTACGAGTTAGCATGCATGAGACGATCATGGCATTTAAATATAATGAAAGCTAGCTacattttcattaattaatttgcatGGTGTAGTATCTTGAATTAATTTCGAACATGCACTAGCTACCTATTTAATAAGATCGGACATGCCCAAATTAAGAGGGCTAGGAAAATATACTTGAAAACTCGATATTACATATCGGAATTTATTGTAAAATGCCGAATTTAAGTTATATCGTAATTTTCAATAAGGTGTAATACAAAATTGATGGATGTGAGGAGCAGTTGTGAGTCTTGTGACCGATTGACTGCAAtatcttaaatatatatattttaaattaaattcattgTATACCCTGAGTAtatcaaaatttgaaataaaatgtCAAATAaagattatattatctaatatatatacatatatatatatatatatatatatatatagagagagagagagagagagtaaaatattaaagtagccaaaatgaagcataaaacacaatttatgccCACttattgaaaaaacataaaaattggtcatttttaatgatttcgaacgtttttacccttaatgaggtgCGGATCgagtaggatcaggcacgcgggtcgcgtgtcatggcactattagtgccataagtgccaaaattttatttgattttattttgaatttccgttagcacttttggcactattagtatATATGATTTGGTAATTATATGTTAGCTTCAAAATTGTGGATGATTTGTACATAAGATAAGATTATCGATAGTTATATTTGCAGCTGCCAAGCTGATCAATACTGAATAATTAAATTCTTATCCAAATGAAGacaaaaatttgaattatttggATTATCCTTAGTTATATTTCATGTTTTCTAATTAACAAACGTTTTCTTtgaattactattatttttctaCAAAACTATTACTGATTTTGTCATTAAGTGtttgatatataaattgagataaaggccgataaataaaacttagataaataatacctcAATAAATAATACCTCGATAAATAATACCAGGGAAAATAGATATTAAATTTCTCAATGGAACAGTGATATAAAAGCAGGCCTCTCGATTAATGCGAGTCTtcttgagatattaaatttctCAATAGAACAGTGATATAAGAGCGGGCCTCTCGCTTAATGCGAGTCTTCTTGTTAATCAATATTGCTATCAAACACTTAAATAAAACatgattatttatctattttgctTTATTTAGGGCTATCAAACAAGTATAAATTATCTTAAAATTGActcattgcattttttttaataattaatttggtAGCAATGGTTATGAGAAGACTTAATTTGGTTAATTTGGTCAACCCCTGAGCTCGATTGCGAGACATGCAGTATTGAGGTATTGTAGACAATCTGAAAGtaaaaaattattgagtatAATGTTTCTAGTATTGTTGAATACTTGAAATAAGGtatcattattaattaattttaataaaaagaagATGATGATAAAACAAGCGTTAAGGTATCAGATTTCATTCTTATTACATACTGAATTAAGatattattaaaaagagaaagaaatatCTAAAGCACAATATGTATTAAAATCTTTCTGATAAAGTTCAATGAGAAAATATTACTAATTGCTTGACATTCCTTGGCTGGGAAcaacattaattaattccttGCGTGGGATCAACATTTGCAGCAGGTGATTTATTAGTAGGCACGACTCAGTAAACTAATTAATCAGAGAGTTTGTAAATAAGAGATTGAATGATGAATGTGGCCTTTCTCGTCTTAAGACATTCTTTTTGTGTTACTTGTAATTCGCTCCGTCCTTGGCATCCATTTTCCAAGCTAGTAGCATGTCACCCTACAAAATTaatcaaacatatatatatatttcaataacATGCAACTAAAAATTAAAGGAGCTGTCCGATAAAATATTCTATCATACCCGAAGAAAATTTTTCAACATAATAAAcatatgaaaatgatgaaaaatatattttctcttttttttcaccaaaataaacaAACCCTTACTTACTTTA harbors:
- the LOC131011230 gene encoding senescence-specific cysteine protease SAG39-like, translated to MFVKHKQWMAQHGRYYKNEEEKVKRFKIFKENVQHIESFNREGSHTYKLRINKFADLTNEEFLAKYGGNLKPSFSMIPSNQSSFEYGNVKDVPPSLDWRDHNAVTPVQNQGQCGCCWAFTAVAAIEGIEAIRSGELTPLSEQHILDCNYGHEGCQGGRMDHAFDFVAKNGGLASDTDYPYTGTQGACAINKPSSLSSRITGFVFVPNNDEAALLAAVANQPVSVAIDPKLFQFYHSGVLTGECGTNLTHAVTVVGYGESEDGVKFWLVKNSWGAEWGDNGYVKVQRNVDAKEGMCGIAMFPSYPTA